The following proteins come from a genomic window of Tenebrio molitor chromosome 9, icTenMoli1.1, whole genome shotgun sequence:
- the LOC138137993 gene encoding speckle-type POZ protein-like B isoform X2 — MSNSKFLRRMKMPTKPKTTHKEPIELEVGTVSEEIEVPVASEVVFRKIWRIKRFHKTIAKRDSVDSPNFRCSVNGMSTFWNISVRFWKGPNGKKITNPLVVCLNLTGCETEETGQARIRFQFGVWDASIKHWECCPISSVVLNLQNTQELLSVGYKSLGILDRHLDSSKDVSIMLKLQIIQSDEEVHSLSQDMARLLGRADDKDTIIECARKEGESPIRVHSWIIRTRSSKLASKLQKYEDGKSQSLKYKLDFSDCHHGLVMELVRYIYTDKVDNAETHANKLLPLSTRYQLPGLTALCERTLLESLTPSNVANILLLADQCRCDNLRKAALHYCENSEEIKESVHIGKTLAWRVMEMVNPDLFLEACESFGSSSSNLDSPGTPGSWSD, encoded by the exons AATGAAAATGCCCACCAAACCCAAGACCACCCACAAGGAACCCATCGAACTGGAAGTGGGTACCGTGTCCGAAGAGATCGAAGTACCGGTCGCGTCTGAGGTCGTCTTCAGGAAGATATGGAGGATCAAGAGGTTCCACAAGACAATCGCCAAGAGGGACTCGGTTGACAGTCCAAATTTTAGATGTTCGGTCAACGGAATGTCCACGTTCTGGAACATTTCGGTTAGATTCTGGAAAG GACCGAACGGTAAAAAAATAACCAACCCCCTCGTCGTGTGCTTAAACTTAACCGGTTGCGAGACCGAAGAGACTGGCCAGGCTAGAATCAGATTCCAGTTCGGCGTGTGGGACGCCAGCATCAAACACTGGGAGTGCTGTCCCATTTCCAGCGTGGTGCTCAATCTGCAAAACACCCAAGAACTGCTCTCTGTAGGCTACAAGAGTTTGGGGATCCTAGACCGACATTTAGATAGTT CCAAAGACGTCAGTATTATGCTCAAGCTGCAGATAATCCAGAGCGACGAAGAAGTGCACAGCTTGTCCCAAGACATGGCCCGACTGCTGGGGAGAGCCGACGACAAAGACACCATCATCGAATGCGCTCGCAAGGAGGGCGAATCTCCGATCAGGGTCCACAGCTGGATCATCAGGACGCGAAGCAGCAAGCTGGCATCGAAACTGCAGAAATACGAAGACGGCAAATCGCAAAGTCTCAAATACAAACTGGATTTCTCTGATTGCCATCACGGTTTAGTAATGGAACTTGTACGGTATATTTACACCGACAAAGTCGATAACGCCGAGACCCATGCAAACAAGCTTTTGCCTTTGTCAACGAGATACCAATTGCCAGGattaactgcattatgtgagAGGACTCTCCTGGAGAGTCTCACGCCGAGCAACGTCGCAAACATTTTGCTCCTGGCGGATCAATGTCGCTGCGACAACTTGAGGAAAGCGGCGTTGCACTACTGCGAGAATTCCGAAGAAATCAAAGAAAGTGTCCACATAG GTAAAACTTTGGCGTGGAGAGTCATGGAGATGGTAAACCCGGACCTGTTCCTAGAGGCTTGCGAGAGTTTTGGAAGCTCGTCGAGCAATTTAGACAGTCCCGGAACTCCAGGCTCCTGGAGCGATTGA
- the LOC138137993 gene encoding speckle-type POZ protein-like B isoform X3 — MSHENHQKTMKMPTKPKTTHKEPIELEVGTVSEEIEVPVASEVVFRKIWRIKRFHKTIAKRDSVDSPNFRCSVNGMSTFWNISVRFWKGPNGKKITNPLVVCLNLTGCETEETGQARIRFQFGVWDASIKHWECCPISSVVLNLQNTQELLSVGYKSLGILDRHLDSSKDVSIMLKLQIIQSDEEVHSLSQDMARLLGRADDKDTIIECARKEGESPIRVHSWIIRTRSSKLASKLQKYEDGKSQSLKYKLDFSDCHHGLVMELVRYIYTDKVDNAETHANKLLPLSTRYQLPGLTALCERTLLESLTPSNVANILLLADQCRCDNLRKAALHYCENSEEIKESVHIGKTLAWRVMEMVNPDLFLEACESFGSSSSNLDSPGTPGSWSD, encoded by the exons AATGAAAATGCCCACCAAACCCAAGACCACCCACAAGGAACCCATCGAACTGGAAGTGGGTACCGTGTCCGAAGAGATCGAAGTACCGGTCGCGTCTGAGGTCGTCTTCAGGAAGATATGGAGGATCAAGAGGTTCCACAAGACAATCGCCAAGAGGGACTCGGTTGACAGTCCAAATTTTAGATGTTCGGTCAACGGAATGTCCACGTTCTGGAACATTTCGGTTAGATTCTGGAAAG GACCGAACGGTAAAAAAATAACCAACCCCCTCGTCGTGTGCTTAAACTTAACCGGTTGCGAGACCGAAGAGACTGGCCAGGCTAGAATCAGATTCCAGTTCGGCGTGTGGGACGCCAGCATCAAACACTGGGAGTGCTGTCCCATTTCCAGCGTGGTGCTCAATCTGCAAAACACCCAAGAACTGCTCTCTGTAGGCTACAAGAGTTTGGGGATCCTAGACCGACATTTAGATAGTT CCAAAGACGTCAGTATTATGCTCAAGCTGCAGATAATCCAGAGCGACGAAGAAGTGCACAGCTTGTCCCAAGACATGGCCCGACTGCTGGGGAGAGCCGACGACAAAGACACCATCATCGAATGCGCTCGCAAGGAGGGCGAATCTCCGATCAGGGTCCACAGCTGGATCATCAGGACGCGAAGCAGCAAGCTGGCATCGAAACTGCAGAAATACGAAGACGGCAAATCGCAAAGTCTCAAATACAAACTGGATTTCTCTGATTGCCATCACGGTTTAGTAATGGAACTTGTACGGTATATTTACACCGACAAAGTCGATAACGCCGAGACCCATGCAAACAAGCTTTTGCCTTTGTCAACGAGATACCAATTGCCAGGattaactgcattatgtgagAGGACTCTCCTGGAGAGTCTCACGCCGAGCAACGTCGCAAACATTTTGCTCCTGGCGGATCAATGTCGCTGCGACAACTTGAGGAAAGCGGCGTTGCACTACTGCGAGAATTCCGAAGAAATCAAAGAAAGTGTCCACATAG GTAAAACTTTGGCGTGGAGAGTCATGGAGATGGTAAACCCGGACCTGTTCCTAGAGGCTTGCGAGAGTTTTGGAAGCTCGTCGAGCAATTTAGACAGTCCCGGAACTCCAGGCTCCTGGAGCGATTGA
- the LOC138137993 gene encoding speckle-type POZ protein-like B isoform X4, with protein sequence MVKLTMKMPTKPKTTHKEPIELEVGTVSEEIEVPVASEVVFRKIWRIKRFHKTIAKRDSVDSPNFRCSVNGMSTFWNISVRFWKGPNGKKITNPLVVCLNLTGCETEETGQARIRFQFGVWDASIKHWECCPISSVVLNLQNTQELLSVGYKSLGILDRHLDSSKDVSIMLKLQIIQSDEEVHSLSQDMARLLGRADDKDTIIECARKEGESPIRVHSWIIRTRSSKLASKLQKYEDGKSQSLKYKLDFSDCHHGLVMELVRYIYTDKVDNAETHANKLLPLSTRYQLPGLTALCERTLLESLTPSNVANILLLADQCRCDNLRKAALHYCENSEEIKESVHIGKTLAWRVMEMVNPDLFLEACESFGSSSSNLDSPGTPGSWSD encoded by the exons ATGGTCAAGCTTAC AATGAAAATGCCCACCAAACCCAAGACCACCCACAAGGAACCCATCGAACTGGAAGTGGGTACCGTGTCCGAAGAGATCGAAGTACCGGTCGCGTCTGAGGTCGTCTTCAGGAAGATATGGAGGATCAAGAGGTTCCACAAGACAATCGCCAAGAGGGACTCGGTTGACAGTCCAAATTTTAGATGTTCGGTCAACGGAATGTCCACGTTCTGGAACATTTCGGTTAGATTCTGGAAAG GACCGAACGGTAAAAAAATAACCAACCCCCTCGTCGTGTGCTTAAACTTAACCGGTTGCGAGACCGAAGAGACTGGCCAGGCTAGAATCAGATTCCAGTTCGGCGTGTGGGACGCCAGCATCAAACACTGGGAGTGCTGTCCCATTTCCAGCGTGGTGCTCAATCTGCAAAACACCCAAGAACTGCTCTCTGTAGGCTACAAGAGTTTGGGGATCCTAGACCGACATTTAGATAGTT CCAAAGACGTCAGTATTATGCTCAAGCTGCAGATAATCCAGAGCGACGAAGAAGTGCACAGCTTGTCCCAAGACATGGCCCGACTGCTGGGGAGAGCCGACGACAAAGACACCATCATCGAATGCGCTCGCAAGGAGGGCGAATCTCCGATCAGGGTCCACAGCTGGATCATCAGGACGCGAAGCAGCAAGCTGGCATCGAAACTGCAGAAATACGAAGACGGCAAATCGCAAAGTCTCAAATACAAACTGGATTTCTCTGATTGCCATCACGGTTTAGTAATGGAACTTGTACGGTATATTTACACCGACAAAGTCGATAACGCCGAGACCCATGCAAACAAGCTTTTGCCTTTGTCAACGAGATACCAATTGCCAGGattaactgcattatgtgagAGGACTCTCCTGGAGAGTCTCACGCCGAGCAACGTCGCAAACATTTTGCTCCTGGCGGATCAATGTCGCTGCGACAACTTGAGGAAAGCGGCGTTGCACTACTGCGAGAATTCCGAAGAAATCAAAGAAAGTGTCCACATAG GTAAAACTTTGGCGTGGAGAGTCATGGAGATGGTAAACCCGGACCTGTTCCTAGAGGCTTGCGAGAGTTTTGGAAGCTCGTCGAGCAATTTAGACAGTCCCGGAACTCCAGGCTCCTGGAGCGATTGA
- the LOC138137993 gene encoding speckle-type POZ protein-like B isoform X5, producing the protein MKMPTKPKTTHKEPIELEVGTVSEEIEVPVASEVVFRKIWRIKRFHKTIAKRDSVDSPNFRCSVNGMSTFWNISVRFWKGPNGKKITNPLVVCLNLTGCETEETGQARIRFQFGVWDASIKHWECCPISSVVLNLQNTQELLSVGYKSLGILDRHLDSSKDVSIMLKLQIIQSDEEVHSLSQDMARLLGRADDKDTIIECARKEGESPIRVHSWIIRTRSSKLASKLQKYEDGKSQSLKYKLDFSDCHHGLVMELVRYIYTDKVDNAETHANKLLPLSTRYQLPGLTALCERTLLESLTPSNVANILLLADQCRCDNLRKAALHYCENSEEIKESVHIGKTLAWRVMEMVNPDLFLEACESFGSSSSNLDSPGTPGSWSD; encoded by the exons ATGAAAATGCCCACCAAACCCAAGACCACCCACAAGGAACCCATCGAACTGGAAGTGGGTACCGTGTCCGAAGAGATCGAAGTACCGGTCGCGTCTGAGGTCGTCTTCAGGAAGATATGGAGGATCAAGAGGTTCCACAAGACAATCGCCAAGAGGGACTCGGTTGACAGTCCAAATTTTAGATGTTCGGTCAACGGAATGTCCACGTTCTGGAACATTTCGGTTAGATTCTGGAAAG GACCGAACGGTAAAAAAATAACCAACCCCCTCGTCGTGTGCTTAAACTTAACCGGTTGCGAGACCGAAGAGACTGGCCAGGCTAGAATCAGATTCCAGTTCGGCGTGTGGGACGCCAGCATCAAACACTGGGAGTGCTGTCCCATTTCCAGCGTGGTGCTCAATCTGCAAAACACCCAAGAACTGCTCTCTGTAGGCTACAAGAGTTTGGGGATCCTAGACCGACATTTAGATAGTT CCAAAGACGTCAGTATTATGCTCAAGCTGCAGATAATCCAGAGCGACGAAGAAGTGCACAGCTTGTCCCAAGACATGGCCCGACTGCTGGGGAGAGCCGACGACAAAGACACCATCATCGAATGCGCTCGCAAGGAGGGCGAATCTCCGATCAGGGTCCACAGCTGGATCATCAGGACGCGAAGCAGCAAGCTGGCATCGAAACTGCAGAAATACGAAGACGGCAAATCGCAAAGTCTCAAATACAAACTGGATTTCTCTGATTGCCATCACGGTTTAGTAATGGAACTTGTACGGTATATTTACACCGACAAAGTCGATAACGCCGAGACCCATGCAAACAAGCTTTTGCCTTTGTCAACGAGATACCAATTGCCAGGattaactgcattatgtgagAGGACTCTCCTGGAGAGTCTCACGCCGAGCAACGTCGCAAACATTTTGCTCCTGGCGGATCAATGTCGCTGCGACAACTTGAGGAAAGCGGCGTTGCACTACTGCGAGAATTCCGAAGAAATCAAAGAAAGTGTCCACATAG GTAAAACTTTGGCGTGGAGAGTCATGGAGATGGTAAACCCGGACCTGTTCCTAGAGGCTTGCGAGAGTTTTGGAAGCTCGTCGAGCAATTTAGACAGTCCCGGAACTCCAGGCTCCTGGAGCGATTGA
- the wls gene encoding protein wntless, protein MPGTILENLSGRKLSVLVVILLLIQVGCFLVGLIGPRPATSQGIIATTCLDNASTTFNPNHWITLDCNKINLNNLKPGVTAENIVFVVQMPLYSLDFSRWQQNLVGILQFDLVYHSGFNPVEFIVELTIDSRLAYSDKTKHGGRTPWAYYAHAEEKRYMDCNIDLKNIKDPDGYPYNCSMVPLFELGSLYHDFYLLNIRLPYSEKSFKNVNLQKIQDVYLHMIHMNGGFTRIWVSIKTFFFPIIVGIMVWFWRRVHLLQRTPALLEYMLMSLGATLAFLDLPIEYLTLWFDMPYMLLLGDIRQGIFYAMLLSFWLVFAGEHMLIQDNGEKNSLKLYWKHLSTIVIGCLSLLVFDLCERGIQLVNPFYSIWVTPVGTNLALSFIILAGISASMYFIFLCYMIWRVFKNMSIKRSVLPSMCQARRLHYEGIIYRFNFLMLATVICAAVTVVSFILSQVAEGQNKWDENMELELSSALHTGVYGMWNVYICAMLMLYAPSHKQWPSEPICNEGEEVEFSRLPTDPSPNEISSLTSFASKASIE, encoded by the exons ATGCCGGGAACGATCTTAGAAAACTTAAGCGGGCGTAAATTAAGCGTTTTGGTGGTGATTCTGCTGCTTATCCAAGTAGGCTGCTTCCTAGTCGGTTTAATAGGCCCCAGACCCGCGACTTCTCAGGGGATAATAGCCACCACATGTCTGGACAACGCCTCCACAACCTTCAACCCCAACCACTGGATCACCCTGGACTGCAACAAAATCAACCTGAACAACTTGAAACCGGGCGTGACCGCGGAAAATATC GTGTTTGTTGTTCAAATGCCTCTCTACAGTTTGGATTTCTCGCGGTGGCAACAGAACTTAGTGGGAATCCTTCAGTTCGATCTAGTCTACCACAGTGGCTTCAATCCAGTGGAATTTATAGTGGAACTCACTATTGACTCGCGTCTGGCGTACAGCGACAAGACGAAACACGGGGGCCGCACGCCGTGGGCCTACTACGCCCACGCTGAAGAAAAGCGCTACATGGACTGCAACATAGACCTCAAGAACATCAAAGATCCTGATGGCTACCCTTACAATTGCTCAATGGTACCCCTCTTTGAACTAGGTTCACTATATCACGATTTTTACTTGTTAAACATACGCCTTCCGTACAGCGAGAAATCGTTCAAGAACGTCAACTTGCAAAAAATACAAGACGTTTATCTGCACATGATACACATGAACGGGGGTTTCACCAGAATTTGGGTCTccataaaaacttttttctttcCTATTATTGTAGGAATAATGGTATGGTTTTGGAGGCGCGTTCACTTGTTGCAACGCACTCCAGCTCTGTTGGAGTACATGCTTATGTCACTAGGGGCCACTCTCGCGTTTCTAGATCTTCCAATCGAATACTTGACGCTGTGGTTTGACATGCCATATATGCTCCTTCTGGGTGACATCCGCCAAGGAATCTTTTACGCAATGTTGTTGTCTTTTTGGCTAGTCTTTGCAGGTGAACACATGTTGATCCAGGACAACGGCGAGAAGAACAGTCTCAAGCTGTACTGGAAGCACTTGAGCACGATCGTGATCGGTTGTCTCTCACTTCTCGTCTTCGATTTGTGCGAGCGCGGCATCCAACTGGTCAATCCTTTCTACTCGATTTGGGTGACCCCAGTCGGTACCAACCTGGCGCTGTCGTTCATCATCCTCGCCGGCATCTCCGCCAGCATGTACTTCATCTTCTTGTGCTACATGATTTGGCGGGTCTTCAAAAACATGAGCATCAAACGCTCCGTCTTGCCCAGCATGTGTCAAGCCCGCCGCTTGCACTACGAAGGCATCATCTATCGCTTCAATTTCCTGATGTTGGCGACTGTCATCTGCGCCGCTGTCACGGTGGTTTCCTTCATCTTGAGCCAAGTGGCCGAGGGCCAAAACAAATGGGACGAAAACATGGAGTTGGAGCTGTCTTCTGCTTTGCACACCGGCGTTTACGGAATGTGGAACGTTTACATTTGCGCCATGTTGATGCTGTACGCTCCCAGTCACAAACAGTGGCCGAGCGAGCCCATCTGCAACGAGGGGGAGGAGGTCGAGTTCAGCAGGTTGCCCACCGACCCAAGTCCCAACGAGATCTCCTCCCTCACCTCTTTCGCGTCCAAAGCTAGTATCGAGTAG
- the LOC138137993 gene encoding speckle-type POZ protein-like B isoform X1 produces MRWILVDITHHGQTLRPVSFESCAVLEGRRTRLPDNMKWDIMKMPTKPKTTHKEPIELEVGTVSEEIEVPVASEVVFRKIWRIKRFHKTIAKRDSVDSPNFRCSVNGMSTFWNISVRFWKGPNGKKITNPLVVCLNLTGCETEETGQARIRFQFGVWDASIKHWECCPISSVVLNLQNTQELLSVGYKSLGILDRHLDSSKDVSIMLKLQIIQSDEEVHSLSQDMARLLGRADDKDTIIECARKEGESPIRVHSWIIRTRSSKLASKLQKYEDGKSQSLKYKLDFSDCHHGLVMELVRYIYTDKVDNAETHANKLLPLSTRYQLPGLTALCERTLLESLTPSNVANILLLADQCRCDNLRKAALHYCENSEEIKESVHIGKTLAWRVMEMVNPDLFLEACESFGSSSSNLDSPGTPGSWSD; encoded by the exons AATGAAAATGCCCACCAAACCCAAGACCACCCACAAGGAACCCATCGAACTGGAAGTGGGTACCGTGTCCGAAGAGATCGAAGTACCGGTCGCGTCTGAGGTCGTCTTCAGGAAGATATGGAGGATCAAGAGGTTCCACAAGACAATCGCCAAGAGGGACTCGGTTGACAGTCCAAATTTTAGATGTTCGGTCAACGGAATGTCCACGTTCTGGAACATTTCGGTTAGATTCTGGAAAG GACCGAACGGTAAAAAAATAACCAACCCCCTCGTCGTGTGCTTAAACTTAACCGGTTGCGAGACCGAAGAGACTGGCCAGGCTAGAATCAGATTCCAGTTCGGCGTGTGGGACGCCAGCATCAAACACTGGGAGTGCTGTCCCATTTCCAGCGTGGTGCTCAATCTGCAAAACACCCAAGAACTGCTCTCTGTAGGCTACAAGAGTTTGGGGATCCTAGACCGACATTTAGATAGTT CCAAAGACGTCAGTATTATGCTCAAGCTGCAGATAATCCAGAGCGACGAAGAAGTGCACAGCTTGTCCCAAGACATGGCCCGACTGCTGGGGAGAGCCGACGACAAAGACACCATCATCGAATGCGCTCGCAAGGAGGGCGAATCTCCGATCAGGGTCCACAGCTGGATCATCAGGACGCGAAGCAGCAAGCTGGCATCGAAACTGCAGAAATACGAAGACGGCAAATCGCAAAGTCTCAAATACAAACTGGATTTCTCTGATTGCCATCACGGTTTAGTAATGGAACTTGTACGGTATATTTACACCGACAAAGTCGATAACGCCGAGACCCATGCAAACAAGCTTTTGCCTTTGTCAACGAGATACCAATTGCCAGGattaactgcattatgtgagAGGACTCTCCTGGAGAGTCTCACGCCGAGCAACGTCGCAAACATTTTGCTCCTGGCGGATCAATGTCGCTGCGACAACTTGAGGAAAGCGGCGTTGCACTACTGCGAGAATTCCGAAGAAATCAAAGAAAGTGTCCACATAG GTAAAACTTTGGCGTGGAGAGTCATGGAGATGGTAAACCCGGACCTGTTCCTAGAGGCTTGCGAGAGTTTTGGAAGCTCGTCGAGCAATTTAGACAGTCCCGGAACTCCAGGCTCCTGGAGCGATTGA